A window of Microcystis aeruginosa FD4 contains these coding sequences:
- a CDS encoding HEPN domain-containing protein, translated as MQLAIEQFRLSIARVRDLIAIHNSLKSQTTPAPDLSDILRAALVLTVSALDYYIHEVVTLGMLEIYRGQRSEPSAFSRFQVSLDGARQERLIAISIGSWLETEIQQNYGSFFDQESRSISEVLPMIENLLTNKLNSNYWLLG; from the coding sequence ATGCAGTTAGCAATTGAACAATTTCGCCTTAGCATTGCTCGCGTTCGTGACTTAATCGCTATCCACAATTCTCTCAAATCTCAGACTACTCCCGCCCCAGATCTATCGGATATCCTCAGAGCCGCTTTAGTCCTGACTGTCAGCGCTTTAGATTATTATATTCACGAAGTGGTTACTCTAGGAATGCTGGAAATTTATCGAGGCCAACGTTCAGAACCCTCTGCCTTTTCTCGTTTTCAAGTATCCTTAGATGGCGCAAGACAAGAACGATTGATAGCTATTAGTATTGGCTCTTGGTTAGAGACCGAAATTCAACAAAACTACGGTTCTTTTTTTGATCAAGAATCTCGCTCAATTTCCGAGGTACTACCAATGATTGAAAATCTTCTCACTAACAAACTTAATAGTAATTATTGGCTCTTAGGCTGA
- a CDS encoding ParA family protein, with protein MVQKIALFNHKGGVSKTTTTFNLGWMLADKGKRVIIVDTDPQCNLTGMALAKESEDTEERLQAIYNTYSNIKTALAPAFESQPRLIEAVDCVPIYGRDDLFLLPGHVGLAEYEVTLGIAQELSGSIQALKNVPGAITYLLDKTAEKFQADYILIDMSPSLGSINQNILMTSNFFIVPTAADFFSVMAIDSLTKILPKWYQWAKAASALPILKTANYPFPEVNLHFLGTIVQNYRIRSGQETKAFQKWINTIEENISDKMIPALKKNAMMLPDSMYNENGVPDCCTLVKIPNFNSLIALSQEHQRPVFALTDEQLRSAKWQGKVLDKAQEKQEDFKKIFAELADKVIGLTSEIYAVSN; from the coding sequence ATGGTGCAAAAAATAGCTTTGTTTAATCATAAAGGTGGAGTGAGCAAAACTACAACCACTTTTAACCTTGGTTGGATGCTTGCTGACAAGGGCAAAAGAGTAATTATTGTCGATACTGATCCCCAATGTAACTTAACTGGTATGGCTTTGGCTAAAGAAAGTGAAGATACAGAAGAAAGACTACAGGCTATCTACAATACTTACTCTAATATTAAAACAGCTTTAGCACCCGCTTTTGAATCTCAACCGAGATTAATCGAAGCTGTGGACTGTGTTCCTATTTATGGTCGTGATGATTTATTTTTACTGCCCGGTCATGTGGGGTTAGCTGAATATGAAGTTACCCTAGGTATTGCTCAAGAACTTAGTGGGTCAATTCAAGCTTTAAAAAATGTCCCCGGTGCGATTACATATTTATTAGACAAAACTGCCGAAAAATTCCAAGCTGACTATATTTTAATCGATATGAGTCCCAGTTTGGGGTCAATCAATCAAAATATACTGATGACCAGTAACTTTTTTATTGTGCCAACCGCAGCGGATTTTTTCTCAGTTATGGCTATCGATTCTCTAACTAAAATCTTGCCTAAGTGGTATCAATGGGCCAAGGCAGCTAGTGCTTTACCAATTCTCAAAACAGCCAACTATCCCTTCCCCGAAGTTAACCTACATTTTTTGGGAACTATTGTTCAGAACTATCGAATTAGAAGTGGTCAAGAAACAAAAGCTTTTCAAAAATGGATTAACACAATCGAGGAAAATATCAGCGATAAAATGATTCCAGCCCTAAAAAAAAATGCCATGATGTTACCTGATTCGATGTACAATGAGAATGGTGTACCAGACTGCTGTACTCTAGTAAAAATCCCTAATTTTAATAGTCTTATTGCTTTATCCCAAGAACATCAACGGCCTGTTTTTGCGTTAACTGATGAACAATTGCGCTCGGCTAAATGGCAAGGTAAAGTATTGGATAAAGCTCAAGAAAAACAAGAAGACTTTAAGAAGATTTTTGCTGAATTGGCAGACAAAGTTATCGGTCTTACCTCCGAGATTTATGCAGTTAGCAATTGA
- a CDS encoding Uma2 family endonuclease, with the protein MTTLDIATDIVCPPTDLWSDEPPVESDLHLQQIILLLSCLDWLWQDRNDYYASGNLTIYYNERQLKQRDFCGPDFFVVLDTEKRPRKSWVVWGEGGKYPNVIIEILSDSTANVDRKAKKELYQHTFRTPEYFWFDPNTLEWQGFTLIEGQYQPITPNENGYLWSKQLGLYLGIFANKLRYFTASGELVPTPQESARQERLAKERERLAKEQERLAKEREQQRAEKLAQKLRELGINPDEIA; encoded by the coding sequence ATGACAACCCTAGATATTGCTACCGATATTGTCTGTCCTCCCACCGATTTATGGAGTGATGAACCACCCGTGGAAAGTGATCTGCATTTACAACAAATTATTTTATTATTATCTTGTCTTGATTGGCTCTGGCAAGATAGAAACGATTACTATGCCTCGGGCAATTTGACCATATATTATAACGAAAGACAACTGAAACAGCGAGATTTTTGTGGGCCAGATTTTTTCGTGGTTTTAGATACAGAGAAACGTCCCAGAAAAAGTTGGGTTGTCTGGGGAGAAGGGGGTAAATATCCCAATGTAATCATCGAAATTCTCTCCGATTCCACCGCTAATGTGGACAGAAAAGCCAAAAAGGAACTATATCAGCATACTTTCCGGACTCCTGAATATTTTTGGTTTGATCCCAATACTTTAGAATGGCAAGGATTCACTTTAATCGAGGGACAATACCAACCGATTACCCCCAATGAAAACGGTTATTTATGGAGTAAGCAACTAGGATTATATTTAGGGATTTTTGCCAATAAATTGCGCTATTTCACCGCATCGGGTGAATTGGTTCCCACCCCTCAAGAGTCGGCCCGACAGGAAAGATTAGCCAAAGAACGGGAAAGATTAGCCAAAGAACAGGAAAGATTAGCCAAAGAAAGAGAACAACAACGGGCGGAAAAATTAGCCCAAAAGCTGCGAGAATTGGGCATTAATCCCGATGAAATTGCTTAA
- a CDS encoding glutaredoxin family protein produces the protein MTTIELILYSKPDCHLCEGLLEKLEKIRQPEWQLEIRDITSREDWFNAYQYEIPVLCQKLATGEKILPRLSPRANAEQLARLLVNNLT, from the coding sequence ATGACTACCATAGAACTAATTTTATACAGTAAACCGGACTGTCATCTTTGCGAAGGGTTGCTAGAGAAACTAGAAAAAATCCGTCAACCGGAGTGGCAGTTAGAAATTAGGGACATTACCAGTCGAGAGGATTGGTTTAACGCTTATCAGTACGAAATCCCCGTCCTCTGTCAAAAACTGGCCACGGGGGAAAAAATCCTCCCTCGTCTTTCCCCCCGGGCAAATGCCGAACAATTAGCCCGTCTTTTAGTCAATAATTTAACCTAG
- a CDS encoding serine hydrolase — protein MTRQVTRRPTKVQSGLKSPRSMDSNNKKRSVPVKKSKKQRKPNLIASFLLQVLRFSILGVGLGAIAGTVLTVVDPSKLPLHPKPTATNSPTPKPVTPKPTTLVLNENLSSLNQKLQALAVKYPKLQAGALFIDLDNGAYANFRGDTIFAAASTIKIPILVAFFEDVDAGKIRLDETLVATKDVLASGSGDMQYLGVNKTYTALETATKMNVISDNTATNMLIKRMGGKKALNQRFQAWGLTSTVINNPLPDLEGTNTTSPRDLVTILGKVNQGELLSLRSRDRLLNIMQETRTRTLLPQGIEKSADIAHKTGDIGSMLGDAGIIDMPNGKRYLGAVMVKRPHNDSNARTLIQQISRTAYQHFKWYQTQPAAKPQPVAQSSPSPSPVVIPSPGN, from the coding sequence GTGACTCGTCAAGTAACTCGTCGTCCCACTAAAGTCCAATCTGGCCTTAAGTCCCCTAGGTCTATGGACTCAAACAATAAAAAAAGGTCTGTACCGGTTAAAAAGTCGAAAAAACAACGTAAACCTAACCTAATCGCTTCTTTTCTCCTTCAGGTTCTTCGCTTCTCTATCCTTGGTGTCGGTTTAGGTGCGATCGCTGGTACGGTTTTAACCGTGGTGGATCCGAGCAAATTACCTCTACACCCAAAACCCACCGCTACTAATTCCCCGACTCCCAAACCCGTCACCCCAAAACCGACCACCTTAGTTTTAAACGAAAATCTCAGCAGCCTTAACCAGAAATTACAGGCTTTAGCGGTCAAATATCCGAAATTACAGGCGGGAGCTTTATTTATTGACCTCGATAACGGTGCTTACGCTAATTTTCGCGGAGATACTATTTTTGCCGCCGCTAGTACGATTAAAATCCCGATTCTGGTCGCCTTTTTTGAGGATGTGGACGCGGGAAAAATTCGTCTCGATGAAACCCTGGTGGCCACTAAGGATGTCCTGGCCAGTGGGTCCGGGGATATGCAGTATTTAGGAGTGAATAAAACCTATACTGCCCTAGAAACCGCCACTAAAATGAACGTAATTAGCGATAATACCGCTACTAATATGTTAATTAAGCGGATGGGCGGCAAAAAGGCTCTTAATCAGCGTTTTCAAGCTTGGGGTTTGACCAGTACGGTAATTAATAACCCTTTACCAGACTTGGAAGGAACCAATACCACAAGTCCGAGAGATTTGGTGACAATCTTAGGAAAAGTTAATCAAGGGGAATTACTCAGTTTACGTTCCCGCGATCGTCTATTAAATATTATGCAGGAAACGCGCACTCGCACCCTGCTGCCGCAAGGTATCGAGAAATCCGCCGATATTGCCCATAAAACCGGTGATATTGGCTCGATGTTAGGGGATGCGGGGATTATTGATATGCCCAACGGGAAACGCTATCTGGGAGCAGTGATGGTGAAACGTCCCCACAATGATAGTAACGCTAGGACTCTGATTCAACAAATATCGCGCACGGCCTACCAACACTTTAAATGGTATCAAACTCAACCCGCAGCCAAACCGCAACCAGTCGCCCAGTCTTCTCCCTCTCCGAGTCCGGTCGTTATTCCTAGTCCGGGTAATTAG
- a CDS encoding RNA methyltransferase: MSVDENNQSSPLDRLRIILVEPAGALNVGSTARIMRNMGLSRLIIVNPACDILAEEARRMAVHGIEVLENCSRVATLGEALQGCHRIIATTSKPRHLNTPLETPRTALPWLLTPNLESALIFGPEDRGLSNSELNHAQRFVGIPANPQYSSLNLAQAVAVCSYELYQMATENRLEPPLETPPNATFEALEGYYQHLESFLLKIGYLYPHTAAARMEKFRQFYHRARPTVEELALLRGIIGHIESIGQLFLGLDSLKGKKKNSPSDR; the protein is encoded by the coding sequence ATGAGTGTAGATGAAAATAATCAGAGTTCCCCACTCGATCGCCTGAGAATTATTTTAGTTGAACCAGCCGGAGCCTTAAATGTGGGTTCCACTGCCAGAATTATGCGGAATATGGGCTTAAGTCGCTTAATTATCGTCAATCCCGCCTGCGATATCCTTGCAGAAGAAGCGCGACGCATGGCAGTACACGGGATTGAAGTCCTAGAAAACTGTTCACGGGTAGCCACCCTTGGGGAAGCTTTGCAGGGTTGTCATCGCATCATTGCCACCACCTCGAAACCCCGTCACCTGAATACTCCCCTGGAAACACCCCGGACAGCCTTACCCTGGTTACTCACCCCTAACCTGGAATCGGCCTTAATTTTCGGGCCAGAAGACCGGGGTTTAAGTAACAGCGAACTGAACCACGCCCAGCGTTTTGTCGGTATTCCCGCTAATCCTCAATATTCCTCCCTCAATCTCGCCCAAGCGGTGGCGGTTTGCTCCTACGAACTGTACCAAATGGCCACGGAAAATAGGCTCGAACCCCCGTTAGAAACGCCCCCTAATGCCACTTTTGAGGCTCTAGAAGGCTATTATCAGCACTTGGAAAGCTTTTTGCTCAAAATTGGCTATCTTTACCCCCACACCGCCGCCGCTAGGATGGAGAAATTCCGGCAATTTTATCATCGGGCCCGTCCCACGGTGGAGGAATTAGCCCTGCTGCGGGGCATTATCGGTCATATTGAAAGTATCGGGCAACTTTTTCTCGGTCTTGATAGTCTCAAGGGCAAGAAAAAAAATTCTCCTAGCGATCGATAA
- a CDS encoding DUF2256 domain-containing protein, translating into MARQPSKSDLPSKICPVCGLSFTWRKKWQNCWHEVKYCSERCRRRKSSTNE; encoded by the coding sequence ATGGCACGTCAGCCCTCGAAGTCCGATCTTCCCAGTAAAATTTGTCCCGTTTGCGGTTTATCCTTTACTTGGCGCAAAAAGTGGCAAAACTGTTGGCATGAGGTCAAATACTGTTCAGAACGCTGTCGTCGTCGCAAGTCCTCGACTAATGAGTAA
- a CDS encoding glycosyltransferase family 4 protein — translation MHIAWLGKKSPFCGNVTYGREVTNSLLDRDYQVSFLHFSSEKPTVSDWPDFYDEITLPRLYSSQVYTIPTLKSSRVLQDKLRELKPDLVHASLPLSPLDFLLPEICESLDLPLVATFHPAFDSKIRNLISSTQLLTYQLHAPFLANYDKVIIFSTSQRDFLVKLGVPEEKLAIIPNGVDVNKYCPGPSNIKAQYNADCLFVYLGRIMPEKNVESLLKAWKKTNLGDRCKLLIVGDGPLTASLKPFYGEEDGIIWLGFIGDENKRIEILRGVDGFILPSLVEGLSISLLEAMACGVACLATDVGADGEVLKGAGIVLDTKGLITQLKTLLPVLRDHPELSTILGQKARQRVLDSYTLSKNIDRLQLVYQEVLAQKQSSLSYFH, via the coding sequence ATGCACATTGCCTGGTTAGGAAAAAAATCTCCTTTTTGCGGTAACGTTACCTATGGGCGAGAAGTGACTAATTCCCTGCTCGATCGAGATTATCAAGTCAGTTTTCTACATTTTTCTTCCGAAAAACCCACCGTAAGCGATTGGCCCGACTTTTACGACGAAATCACCCTGCCACGTCTCTATAGTTCCCAAGTCTATACTATTCCCACCCTGAAATCGAGTCGGGTTCTACAGGATAAACTCAGGGAACTGAAACCCGATCTAGTTCATGCGTCCTTGCCCCTGTCTCCCCTCGATTTTCTACTACCGGAAATTTGTGAGTCTTTAGATTTGCCTCTGGTGGCGACTTTTCACCCGGCTTTTGATAGTAAAATTCGCAATCTGATCTCCAGTACCCAATTATTAACCTACCAACTACACGCCCCTTTTTTAGCTAATTACGATAAAGTAATTATTTTTTCCACCTCTCAACGGGATTTTTTAGTTAAATTGGGAGTTCCCGAAGAAAAATTAGCAATTATTCCCAATGGGGTTGATGTTAATAAGTATTGTCCAGGACCATCGAATATTAAAGCTCAATATAATGCCGATTGTTTATTTGTTTATCTCGGTCGGATCATGCCGGAGAAAAATGTAGAATCTTTATTGAAAGCTTGGAAAAAAACCAATTTAGGGGATAGATGCAAACTGCTCATTGTTGGTGATGGTCCGTTAACTGCTTCCCTTAAACCTTTTTATGGAGAAGAAGATGGTATTATCTGGTTAGGTTTTATCGGCGATGAAAATAAACGAATTGAAATTTTGCGCGGGGTTGACGGCTTTATTTTACCCTCTTTAGTGGAGGGTTTATCGATTTCCCTCTTGGAAGCGATGGCCTGCGGTGTTGCCTGTCTGGCTACGGATGTGGGTGCCGATGGGGAAGTGTTAAAAGGTGCGGGAATAGTTCTAGATACTAAAGGACTAATTACCCAGTTAAAAACTCTGTTGCCCGTATTACGAGATCATCCCGAATTAAGCACAATTTTAGGTCAAAAAGCCCGTCAAAGAGTTTTAGACTCTTACACTCTTAGCAAAAATATCGATCGCTTACAGTTAGTTTATCAAGAAGTGTTAGCCCAAAAACAATCTTCTCTTAGCTACTTTCACTAA
- a CDS encoding TrkH family potassium uptake protein: MTIARTICLGFMAVILAGTSLLMLPVSTTSGTWNDPIVALFTSTSAVCVTGLAVVDTGTYFSFWGQLFIALLIQVGGLGYMTTTTFLMLLIGRKFDLRQKLAIQESFDRPFLQGSQSLMKSVIATTLVFELTATFVMLTVFTQKYDFRYAVWLSLFHSISAWNNAGFGLFKDNLMSYQSSIVINLAITGLIIFGGIGYQVIIEFYTWFIYRFRYKRKGFVFSLNYKVAISTTIFLLVIGTLAFLFTEQGNGDTLANLSIKDKLLTAWFQSVTSRTAGFNTIDIGKISVEGLLITMALMFIGASPSGTGGGIKTTTFRILYNCTRSVLRGHEEVTLYQRRIPMPLILKSMAVVFGSVIAIIISTLAISLVETDFKMIQLFFEVVSAFGTVGLSMGITAALSPISKLIIVFMMYLGRVGVILLIAAIIGDPKPTVINYPEENLLVG, from the coding sequence ATGACGATCGCCCGGACAATTTGCTTGGGATTTATGGCGGTAATTTTAGCGGGAACTTCCCTGTTGATGTTGCCTGTTTCTACCACTAGCGGCACTTGGAATGATCCAATTGTTGCCCTCTTTACCTCCACTTCTGCTGTCTGTGTCACGGGTTTAGCAGTGGTAGATACGGGTACTTATTTTTCTTTTTGGGGTCAATTATTTATTGCTTTATTAATTCAAGTGGGTGGACTGGGATATATGACCACTACCACTTTTTTGATGTTATTAATTGGGCGAAAATTTGACCTGAGACAGAAGTTAGCGATTCAAGAATCCTTCGATCGACCTTTCCTACAAGGTAGTCAAAGTTTAATGAAATCAGTGATTGCTACTACTCTAGTTTTTGAGTTAACAGCAACTTTTGTTATGTTAACTGTCTTCACCCAAAAGTATGATTTTAGGTATGCGGTGTGGTTATCTTTATTTCATAGTATTAGTGCCTGGAATAATGCGGGTTTTGGCTTGTTTAAAGATAACTTGATGTCCTATCAATCCTCAATTGTTATTAACTTAGCTATCACAGGATTGATCATTTTTGGAGGTATCGGTTATCAGGTAATTATCGAGTTTTACACTTGGTTTATTTACCGCTTTCGATATAAACGAAAAGGTTTTGTTTTTTCTCTTAACTATAAAGTTGCTATCAGTACAACTATATTTTTATTAGTGATAGGAACATTGGCTTTTCTATTTACTGAACAGGGAAATGGTGACACTTTGGCTAATTTATCAATTAAAGATAAATTGCTGACTGCTTGGTTCCAATCGGTAACATCGAGAACAGCAGGATTTAATACCATTGATATTGGTAAAATTTCCGTAGAAGGTTTATTAATTACCATGGCTTTGATGTTTATAGGAGCCAGTCCTAGCGGTACAGGGGGAGGTATTAAAACCACAACTTTTAGGATTTTATATAACTGTACTCGCTCAGTTTTACGGGGACATGAAGAAGTGACTCTCTATCAAAGACGCATTCCTATGCCGTTAATTTTAAAGTCAATGGCGGTGGTTTTTGGTTCAGTTATAGCGATTATTATCTCCACCCTAGCTATCTCATTGGTGGAGACAGATTTTAAAATGATTCAACTATTTTTCGAGGTAGTTTCTGCCTTTGGAACAGTCGGCTTATCTATGGGTATAACGGCCGCTTTATCGCCGATTTCTAAGTTAATTATTGTTTTTATGATGTATCTGGGACGGGTAGGAGTTATACTTTTAATAGCGGCTATTATCGGCGATCCGAAACCAACAGTTATTAATTACCCCGAAGAAAACCTTTTAGTGGGATAA
- a CDS encoding potassium channel family protein, protein MQSIKFFSSMRPQNRQFAVIGLGRFGRAVCETLRKQGYQVVGTDIDEGLVAQALSDRIVDNAIELDSTKPNALREAGIFETDTVIVAIGKYVEESIITTLNCKEAGVNFVAAKASTEIHGKLLKKVGADLVVFPEYDAGCELAHRLTRPSILERFDLDPEHSIVELKVPEAFHGKTLAELEIRNRYGLNIVAVGNAEKFKINPNPQERLYKDLAMVVIGSNRDIQRLPM, encoded by the coding sequence ATGCAATCAATTAAATTTTTTAGTAGTATGCGTCCCCAAAATCGTCAATTTGCCGTGATCGGATTAGGCCGATTTGGGCGTGCCGTCTGTGAAACCTTACGCAAACAAGGTTATCAAGTGGTAGGGACAGATATTGACGAAGGATTGGTAGCGCAAGCATTATCTGATCGCATAGTAGATAATGCGATCGAGCTTGATTCTACCAAACCTAACGCTTTGCGAGAAGCGGGAATTTTTGAAACCGATACGGTGATTGTCGCTATTGGTAAATACGTTGAAGAAAGTATCATTACTACTCTCAATTGTAAGGAAGCAGGGGTTAATTTTGTCGCCGCTAAAGCTTCCACAGAAATCCATGGAAAATTACTCAAAAAAGTTGGTGCAGATTTAGTAGTTTTTCCCGAATACGATGCTGGTTGTGAGTTAGCGCACCGTCTAACCAGACCATCAATTTTAGAACGATTTGATCTCGATCCCGAACATAGTATTGTCGAGTTAAAAGTCCCGGAAGCTTTTCACGGTAAAACCCTAGCAGAGTTAGAAATTCGTAATCGTTATGGCTTAAATATTGTCGCTGTCGGTAATGCGGAAAAATTCAAGATTAACCCCAATCCCCAAGAAAGATTATACAAGGATTTAGCCATGGTGGTGATTGGTTCTAACCGAGATATTCAGCGTTTACCAATGTAG
- a CDS encoding SpoIID/LytB domain-containing protein — MLKIKEKKPIISISSITAAILLSLTLIPAAMAKDILLRVGIVQRFGDEAKEKLTLGSTSGDHLTLRMVGEDGQSQTLQTNRLQLEVIPRPLASPILQEKVILSDHATFETAENSAKNWAKMGIKVEITQPGRWQVWAKREVYENPLVRRWLLTSLQAKGHNQPYINSVLLKEKPQVSFLINGVRYFPKELEIESQKNLIQVTHSPDQVRLYGGTMRLQPNAYGTFTLVNNVPLETYLRGVVPHEIGHDAPESATRAQTIIARTYALRNLRRFQADNYELCADTHCQVYYGLTGTNPRADQAIASTRGLVLTYQNELVDALYSSTTGGITALFSDVWDGEERPYLRAVVDSPNRVWDLSKQSLANETTFRQFINLKDGFNETGRRIFRWQKQASLADLSQDLETYLKRRKHPLAHFQKIQWIEVTKRSPSGRILTMTIQTDKGILELHKNEVRSALGPPRSTLFYIDPIYDTNRQIQGYNFIGGGFGHGVGLSQFGSYNLARLGWSPEQILAFYYPGTTIQPLNNSIVFWRGN, encoded by the coding sequence ATGCTAAAAATCAAGGAAAAAAAACCAATAATTAGCATCAGTTCCATAACTGCGGCGATCTTGCTCAGTTTAACCCTAATTCCTGCCGCTATGGCCAAGGATATCCTTCTGAGAGTGGGCATTGTCCAACGTTTTGGTGATGAAGCCAAGGAAAAATTAACCCTGGGCAGTACCAGTGGTGATCATCTCACCCTCCGCATGGTGGGAGAAGATGGCCAATCCCAAACCCTGCAAACCAATCGCCTACAATTAGAAGTTATTCCCCGTCCCCTCGCTTCTCCCATCCTCCAAGAAAAAGTGATTTTGAGCGACCATGCCACCTTTGAAACCGCCGAAAATAGCGCCAAAAATTGGGCAAAAATGGGCATTAAAGTGGAAATTACCCAACCCGGACGCTGGCAGGTCTGGGCAAAGCGAGAAGTTTATGAAAATCCCCTAGTGCGACGTTGGTTGCTGACCAGTTTGCAAGCCAAAGGCCACAATCAACCCTATATTAATAGTGTTTTACTCAAAGAAAAGCCGCAAGTTTCTTTCCTGATCAACGGGGTGCGCTATTTTCCCAAAGAATTAGAAATCGAGAGCCAAAAAAACCTGATTCAAGTCACCCATAGCCCCGATCAGGTACGTTTGTACGGGGGAACCATGCGCCTACAGCCCAACGCCTACGGCACTTTTACCCTAGTTAATAACGTTCCCCTCGAAACCTACCTGCGCGGGGTTGTACCCCACGAAATCGGTCATGATGCCCCGGAAAGTGCCACCCGGGCGCAAACTATTATCGCCCGTACCTACGCCCTCCGCAATCTCCGCCGTTTTCAAGCCGATAATTACGAACTCTGTGCCGATACCCATTGTCAAGTTTATTATGGATTGACGGGAACTAATCCCCGGGCTGATCAAGCGATCGCATCCACGCGAGGCCTAGTTTTAACCTACCAAAATGAGTTAGTGGATGCCCTTTATTCCTCCACCACCGGAGGAATAACTGCCCTCTTTAGTGATGTTTGGGATGGGGAAGAAAGGCCTTATCTCCGGGCAGTGGTGGACTCCCCTAATCGAGTCTGGGATCTCTCGAAACAATCTCTCGCTAATGAGACAACTTTTCGCCAGTTTATTAATCTTAAAGATGGTTTTAATGAGACGGGGCGAAGGATTTTTCGCTGGCAAAAACAAGCTTCTTTAGCTGATTTGAGTCAAGACCTAGAAACCTATCTAAAACGCAGAAAACATCCCCTTGCCCACTTTCAGAAAATCCAATGGATAGAAGTGACTAAGCGCTCTCCTTCCGGTCGGATTCTGACTATGACCATTCAAACCGATAAGGGGATTTTGGAACTCCATAAAAATGAGGTGCGTAGTGCCTTAGGACCGCCTCGCAGTACCCTATTCTACATCGATCCTATCTACGATACCAATCGACAGATCCAGGGTTATAACTTTATTGGTGGCGGTTTTGGCCACGGGGTAGGATTAAGTCAATTTGGTTCCTATAATTTAGCCCGTTTGGGTTGGTCTCCCGAACAAATTCTCGCTTTCTATTATCCCGGCACCACCATCCAACCTCTCAATAATTCGATTGTCTTTTGGCGAGGAAATTAA